GAAAAGCGCGGCACCGGCACCGTCTCGGGCAAGCGGCCCGGCGTCACGGTGAACCGCCGCGACCTCATCACCGTGCCGGTGCCCGATGCCAACCTGCTGTGGCGCAATCTTCATGTCCGCGAGTCGACCAAAGGCAAGGGTACACAGAACATCCGCATTGACATTATCGTCAGCGGTGTCTCCGGCGGGGAGGAGTGGCAGTGCGGCCTGGAATTTGACTATGCGAACGACGAGTCGTTTTATTGCCGTCCATTGCGGCTCAGCGAGGACAAACACCCTGATCGGATGCCGGTGCCCGATCAGGCGCAGGGCATCCGGGTGGCGTACCTGCCGCCGATGTCAGGCCTGACGGCCACCGAAACCCGGCTGGACGTCGGCGCGATCAACGTCCGCCTGGGGGAGGGCCGCACTGCCGAGGTGCTGCGGAACCTCTGTCATCAGATCCTGGAAGGCGAGAACGGTAAGCAGCGCTGGGCGTTGTTGGCGGAACGCGTCTGTCATTTTTTCGGTGTCGAACTGGAGGAACCGCGTTACATCGCCGAGCGTGGCGAGATCACCTTGGCCTACAAAGACCGGGGCATTCGGCTCGATATCTCGTCATCCGGCCGCGGGCTCCAACAGACGTTGCTGTTGCTGGCCCACATGATGGTGAACCCGAAGTCGGTGCTGCTGATGGATGAGCCTGATGCGCATCTGGAGATCCTGCGTCAGCGCCAGATCTACCAGTTGCTCACCGAAACCGCCAGCGAGTACGGCAACCAGATCGTTGCCGCCAGTCATTCGGAGGTCATCCTGAACGAAGCGGCCGACCGCGATATGGTCGTCGCGTTCGTCGGCAAGCCGCATCGCATCGACGACCGTGGTTCTCAGGTGCTCAAGTCGCTTAAGGAGATCGGTTACGACCAGTACTACCAGGCCGAGGAATCTGGATGGGTCCTTTACCTTGAAGGATCGACGGATCTCGCGATCCTGAGGGCATTTGCCAAGGCATTGGATCATCCGGCACAGGAATGCCTTGAACGGCCATTTGCGCACTATGTGTCCAATCAGCCGCAAAAGGCACGGGATCACTTCTACGGGCTGCGTGAAGCGAAAGGCGATCTTGCTGGAATTGGTATCTATGACCGGCTCGATCGCGACTTACCCGCTGATCCAAACCTCCAACAGCGGATGTGGGAGCGACGCGAGATCGAAAACTATCTTTGTTCGAAGGATGTGCTCAAGAGGTGGGCGAAGAAAACTGCAGAGACGGAATCGGCCGGACCTCTGTTCGCGGGTCAATGGGAAAGCGTCATGGACGAAACGCTAACCGACTTGGAGAAGGCCCTGGAAACCTTGGCCAAACCGTCTCCGTGGAGTGCCGATATCAAGGTGACGGACGACTTTCTCGATCCGTTGTTTGAGTCGTTTTTCAAGAAGCTTGGCCTGCCAAACCTGATGCTAAAGACCGACTGCCATGTGCTCGCGAATTATGTGGATTCCGCCGAGCTCGATCGGGAAGTGACGGATGTGCTAGACGCGATTCAGCGGGTCGCGGGCTCGGTGAAGGTCTGAGACCACCGCCGGCTATCGGCTGGTCAGCCGAACTTCCGCGCCAGGTCCTCGGCCTTCAAGTGCGTATACCGCCGCCGCATGCGCAGGTCCTTATGTCCGGTGATGCTCGCGACCTCCATGATGTTCAGCCCCTTCTCGAACAGGCGGGTGGTGGTTGCCTCGTGGCGCAGGTCGTAGAAGCGGAGGTCTTCGATGCCGGCCCGTCGGATTGCGCGCATAAAGGACCGCTTCACCGCCTCGGTCGTGACACCGGGGAAGACGTCACCGTGTAGGGCTTTTTTTGTGCCTACTCCCTGGAGCCTTGCCCTGCTGCTTACATGGCGCTTACACGGGAAAGTCGGCGTTGGCGGTAGTTCTGTCTAAGTCGTTGTTTTATTTGGTGGGCGCGGCTGGGATTGAACCAGCGACCCCTGCCGTGTGAAGGCAGTGCTCTCCCGCTGAGCTACGCGCCCGTCAAGGCGGGGAATAATACGTAGGGGCGTGGGTCTGGTCAACGGGAAAGGGCCGCCGGCCGCGCGGGGACGGTCGCTGCGGGCGGAGTGGTCCGCCGCGGGGCGATCACTCCTTTACCTTGGCATGCCCCGGAGAAGGCCGGGATGGCTCCATTCAGGGCTCTCCCTCGGGGACTTGCCGGGCCTCACAGGGGCCATCGCCAGGCGTCGGCTTCGGGCAGGTCGATGCCGTGCTCGTGGGCGTAGTGGCGGCATTCGATCTGCATATTGAGCAGGCGTTCCTTCACGTGGGCGCCGGCCACGTGGAGCTTGGGGACACGGCGGATCACGTCCATGGCCAGGCTGAAGCGGTCGATTTCGTTCTCGATGGCCAGTTCCAGCGGGGTGTTGATGTTGCCTTTCTCCTTGTAGCCGCGCACATGCAGGTTGTTGTGGTTGGTGCGCCGGTAGGCGAGGCGGTGGATCAGCCACGGATAGCCGTGGAAATTGAAGATGATGGGGCGGTCGAGGGTGAACAGGCTGTCGAAGTCCGCATCGGGCAGGCCATGGGGGTGTTCGCTGGGCGGCGTCATGCGGAACAGGTCCACCACGTTGATGAAGCGTACCTTGAGGTCCGGGAAGTGCTCCCGCAGCAGGGCGGTGGCGGCCAGGGCCTCCTTGGTGGGGATATCGCCGCAGCCCACCATCACCACGTCGGGCTCGCTGCCCTGGTCGTTGCTGGCCCAGTCCCAGATCCCGAGGCCCTTGGTGCAGTGCTTGATGGCCGCGTCCATGTCCAGGTATTGGAGGTGGGGCTGCTTGTCGCAGACGATGACGTTGATGTCGTCGCGGCTTCGCAGGCAGTGGTCGGCGGTGGACAGCAGGGTGTTGACGTCGGGGGGCAGATAGATGCGGGTGACCTCGGGGTTCTTGTTCACCACGACGTCGAGGAAGCCCGGGTCCTGGTGGGTGAAGCCGTTGTGGTCCTGGCGCCACACCGTGGAGGTGATGAGCAGGTTGATGGAGGAGATGCGCGCCCGCCAGGGGATATCCTCGCAGATGGCCAGCCACTTGGCATGCTGGTTGTACATGGAGTCGATGACGTGGACGAAGGCCTCGTAGGTCGCGAAGAAGCCATGGCGCCCGCTCAGCACGTAGCCCTCGTACCAGCCCTCCAGGGTGTGCTCGGACAGCATTTCCATGACCCGGCCGTCGGGCGATAGCTCGCCGCCGTCGGCATCCTCGGGCAGGTAATCGGCCAGCCACAGCTTCTTGCTCACTTCGTAGATGGCGTCCAGCTTGTTGGAGGTGTTCTCGTCCGGCCCGAAGACCCGGAAGTTGTCCATGTTGCGGGCCATGATGTCCCGCAGCATGGCCCCCAGGGGGCGGGTGTTGGGGGTAGTGGTCTTGGCCGGTTGGGGCACCGGCTGTGCATAGTCCCGGAAATCGGGCATGCGCAGGGGGCGACGCAGCAGGCCGCCGTTGGCGTGGGGGCTGGCGCTCATGCGCTGGGTGCCTTTGGGGGCCAACTCCCGCAGTTCCGGGACCAGCCGGCCGGTGCTGTCGAAGAGTTCCTGCGGTCGGTAACCCCTGAGCCAGGCCTCCAGCTGCTCCAGATGCGCCGGGTCCTCGTGGATGCCGGCCAGGGGCACCTGGTGGGCGCGCCAGGAGCCCTCCACCTTGTGACCGTCCACCTCCGCCGGGCCCGTCCACCCCTTGGGGGTGCGCAGGACGATCATGGGCCAGTGGGCGCGCCGCGCCTGGCCGCCGGAGCGGGCCGTCTGCTGGATGGCGCGGATTTCCTCCAGGCAGGTGTCCAGGGTGGCCGCCATGGCCTGGTGCATGGTTTCGGGGTCGCTGCCCGTCACGAAATGAGGCGTCCAGCCGTAGCCCTTCAGCAGGCTCGCCAGTTCCTCCTCGGGGATGCGTGACAGCAGGGTGGGGTTGTTTATCTTGTAGCCGTTGAGATGGAGAATGGGCAGCACCGCACCGTCGCGGACCGGGTTTAGGAACTTGCCGGAATGCCAGGAGGTGGCCAGGGGGCCGGTCTCGGCCTCGCCGTCACCCACCGCCACGGCCACCAGCAGCTCCGGGTTGTCGAAGGCGGCGCCGAAGGCATGGGAGATGGAGTAGCCGAGTTCGCCGCCCTCGTGGATGGACCCTGGGGTCTCGGGGGTGCAATGACTGCCGATGCCGCCGGGGAAGGAGAACTGCTTGAAGAAGCTGCGCAGCCCTTCCTCGTCCTCGCCCTTGTTGGGGTAGATCTCCGAGTAGGTTCCCTCCAGGTACACGGGTGCCAGCACCCCGGGGGCGCCGTGGCCGGGCCCGGCGAGGAAGATGGCCTCCTGGCCGTGGGTCTTGATGATGCGATTCAGATGGACATACATGAAGGCGAGTCCCGGGCTCGCCCCCCAATGGCCGAGGAGACGCTGCTTGACGTGCTCGGGTTGCAGGGGCTCTCGCAACAGCGGGTTGTCCCGCAGGTAGATCATGCCGGCCGCGAGGTAGTTACAGGCCCGCCAGTAGGCGTCCATGGCGTTCAGTTCCGTGGCGGACAGGGGGGTGGTTTGGCTGTTCATCGAAGACTCTCCTCCATGGGATTCATGCCGTGTGCCGGCAAGGGGTTCTTGCGGGCCGGGGGGCGCTCCGGCCCCATGGTGCCCATCATGACGAGCTTATGATGGGCCCATGACGTCGCGGTGACCATCAGGCGTCATGGCCTCCCGCAGGCGCGGCCCCCAGGCAGCGGGCGGTGGCCCGGGCGATGGCCAGTTCCTCGTTGGTGGGGACCACCAATACTGCCGGCGCCGCCCCATCGGGGCTGATGCAGACGTTGCCTTCGGCGTTGCGGTCCGGGTCCAGGGCGATACCCAGGAAACCGAGATTGCCGCATACGTCCCCGCGCAGGGCGGCGTCGTGCTCGCCCATGCCGCCGGTGAATACCAGGGCGTCGAGACCGCCCAGCACCGCCCCATAGGCCCCGATATACTTGCGCAGGCGATGACAGAAGATGTCGATGGCCAGGCGGGCATCCCCATCCCCGGCCTCGGCCCGCCGCCGGATGGCCCGCATGTCCGCCTCGCCGCACAGGCCCAACAGTCCCGACTGGCGATTGAGCAGTTCCTCCACATTGTCGGCGTCCATGCCGGTACGACGCTGCAGGTGACAGACGATGGCGGGGTCCACGTCACCGGAACGGCTGCCCATGACCAGGCCTTCCAGTGGGGTCATGCCCATGGAAGTATCGACACAGCGGCCCCGATCGATGGCACTGGCGCTGGCGCCGTTGCCCAGATGCAGGGTGATGAGACGCAATTCATCGAGGGGGCGTCGCAGGTGGCCCGCGGCGGCCTGGGCCACGTATTCATGGGAGATGCCGTGAAAGCCGTAGCGACGGATTCCATGGGTATCGGCCAACTCCCTGGGCAGGGCATAGCGCCAGGCCTTTTCCGGCAGGGAAGCGAAGTAGCCGGTGTCGAAGACCGCCACCTGGGGTACTCCCGGTGTCACCGCGAGGGCCGTCTCGATACCCAGCCGGCAGGCCGGGTTATGGAGTGGCGCCAGCTCATCGAGGCGCCGCAGCCGTTCGAGCACGGTGTCGTCCACCCGCACCGGCTTGCGGAACTCCCCGCCGCCATGGACCACCCGGTGGCCCACGGCCGCGATGGGGTGCCGAGCCGCCGTGGCCTCGAACACCCGGCGCAGGGCCTGCTCCCGCTGCGAGCCCGCTTCACCCGTGGGGTCCAGGTGCTCCACCGTGCCGTGATCCAGCTCCCTCTCATGGGCCATGTCGTAGAGCCGGTATTTGAGGGATGAACTGCCGGAATTGACGACGAGGATGATCATGCGGGCCTGATGGAAGTCACGGTGGTGGTCCGGGGGTGGAGCGCGCGAGTGGTGCTGAACACTTTCGGTGTCGCCCTTAAACCTTTGACAACAACCTTAGACAACTCCGGGGCAGGATCCCAGGGAAGGGAAACGGTGGGTGCCCATAGGTGAACCCTTTCCCATGCTGATAGAATCCGCCGACACCAATATTGGCTCCGGATGATCCCATGACCACCGTCAGAACCCGCTTCGCCCCCAGTCCTACCGGCTATCTCCACGTGGGCGGCGCGCGCACGGCCCTGTTCTGCTGGCTCTACGCCCGCAAGCACGGCGGCCAGTTCGTGCTGCGCATCGAGGACACGGATCTCGAGCGCTCCACCCCGGAGTCGGTGAACGCCATCCTCGAAGGCATGACCTGGCTGGGGCTGGAATACGACGAAGGGCCCTTCTACCAGACGGCCCGTTTCGATCGCTACGAGGCGGTCATCGAGGACCTGATGGCGCGCGGGCTCGCCTACCGTTGTGACTGCAGCCGGGAGCGCATCGACGCCCTGCGCGAGGAGCAGATGGCGCGCAAGGAAAAGCCCCGCTACGACGGTCACTGCCGGGAGCGGGAGGTGGCGGCGGACGCGCCCCATGTGGTCCGCTTCCGGACGCCACGGGACGGCAGCATCGTCGTCGACGACCTGGTGCAGGGCCGGGTGGCCTTCCCCAACGGTGAGCTGGATGACCTCATCATCCGCCGCACCGACGGCTCGCCCACCTACAATCTCACGGTGGTGGTGGACGACATGGACATGGAGATCACCCACGTCATCCGCGGCGACGACCACCTCAACAACACCCCGCGCCAGATGCACATTCTCCAGGCCCTCGGGCGCACCCCGCCGCGCTATGCCCACGTGCCCATGATCCTGGGGGACGACGGCTCGCGCTTGTCCAAGCGCCACGGTGCCGTGAGTGTGGTGCAGTACCGGGACATGGGCTATCTGCCGGAGGCCCTGCTCAATTACCTGGTACGCCTCGGCTGGTCCCACGGCGACCAGGAGATCTTCTCCCTGGATGAGATGATCGCCCTGTTCGATATCGACGCGGTGAACAAGTCGGCTTCCCGCTTCGACCACGAGAAGCTGATGTGGCTCAATCAGCATTATATCAAGGAGAGCGACCCGGCCCGCGTGGCCCATTTGCTGAGCCCCCACATGGGGCGTTTGGGTATAGATCCGGCCGCGGGTCCCGATTTGGTGGAGGTGGTAAAGGCGCAGCAGGAAAGGGCCCGCACCCTGGCGGAGATGGCGGAGATCAGCGCCTTCATCTACCAGGACTTCGATGACTACGACGAGACCTCGGCCAAAAAACACCTGCGCCCCGTGGCCCTGGAGGCCCTGGAGCGCATGCGCGGCGCGCTGGCGGAACTGGCCCCCTGGAGCGCCGTCGCCCTCCATGACGCCGTGGCCGGCATCAGCGAAGAACTCGGTCTCAAGATGGGCAAGGTGGCCCAGCCCCTGCGGGTGGCGGTGACGGGGCGGGCGGCCTCCCCCGGCATCGACGTGACCCTCTACCTGGTGGGCCGCGAACGCACCC
Above is a window of Gammaproteobacteria bacterium DNA encoding:
- a CDS encoding AAA family ATPase translates to MLTHITIRNFKGFEEVSFELGDRVVFIGPNNSGKTSALQALALWDIGLKRWIEKRGTGTVSGKRPGVTVNRRDLITVPVPDANLLWRNLHVRESTKGKGTQNIRIDIIVSGVSGGEEWQCGLEFDYANDESFYCRPLRLSEDKHPDRMPVPDQAQGIRVAYLPPMSGLTATETRLDVGAINVRLGEGRTAEVLRNLCHQILEGENGKQRWALLAERVCHFFGVELEEPRYIAERGEITLAYKDRGIRLDISSSGRGLQQTLLLLAHMMVNPKSVLLMDEPDAHLEILRQRQIYQLLTETASEYGNQIVAASHSEVILNEAADRDMVVAFVGKPHRIDDRGSQVLKSLKEIGYDQYYQAEESGWVLYLEGSTDLAILRAFAKALDHPAQECLERPFAHYVSNQPQKARDHFYGLREAKGDLAGIGIYDRLDRDLPADPNLQQRMWERREIENYLCSKDVLKRWAKKTAETESAGPLFAGQWESVMDETLTDLEKALETLAKPSPWSADIKVTDDFLDPLFESFFKKLGLPNLMLKTDCHVLANYVDSAELDREVTDVLDAIQRVAGSVKV
- a CDS encoding tyrosine-type recombinase/integrase; translation: MKRSFMRAIRRAGIEDLRFYDLRHEATTTRLFEKGLNIMEVASITGHKDLRMRRRYTHLKAEDLARKFG
- a CDS encoding phosphoketolase family protein — protein: MNSQTTPLSATELNAMDAYWRACNYLAAGMIYLRDNPLLREPLQPEHVKQRLLGHWGASPGLAFMYVHLNRIIKTHGQEAIFLAGPGHGAPGVLAPVYLEGTYSEIYPNKGEDEEGLRSFFKQFSFPGGIGSHCTPETPGSIHEGGELGYSISHAFGAAFDNPELLVAVAVGDGEAETGPLATSWHSGKFLNPVRDGAVLPILHLNGYKINNPTLLSRIPEEELASLLKGYGWTPHFVTGSDPETMHQAMAATLDTCLEEIRAIQQTARSGGQARRAHWPMIVLRTPKGWTGPAEVDGHKVEGSWRAHQVPLAGIHEDPAHLEQLEAWLRGYRPQELFDSTGRLVPELRELAPKGTQRMSASPHANGGLLRRPLRMPDFRDYAQPVPQPAKTTTPNTRPLGAMLRDIMARNMDNFRVFGPDENTSNKLDAIYEVSKKLWLADYLPEDADGGELSPDGRVMEMLSEHTLEGWYEGYVLSGRHGFFATYEAFVHVIDSMYNQHAKWLAICEDIPWRARISSINLLITSTVWRQDHNGFTHQDPGFLDVVVNKNPEVTRIYLPPDVNTLLSTADHCLRSRDDINVIVCDKQPHLQYLDMDAAIKHCTKGLGIWDWASNDQGSEPDVVMVGCGDIPTKEALAATALLREHFPDLKVRFINVVDLFRMTPPSEHPHGLPDADFDSLFTLDRPIIFNFHGYPWLIHRLAYRRTNHNNLHVRGYKEKGNINTPLELAIENEIDRFSLAMDVIRRVPKLHVAGAHVKERLLNMQIECRHYAHEHGIDLPEADAWRWPL
- a CDS encoding acetate kinase gives rise to the protein MIILVVNSGSSSLKYRLYDMAHERELDHGTVEHLDPTGEAGSQREQALRRVFEATAARHPIAAVGHRVVHGGGEFRKPVRVDDTVLERLRRLDELAPLHNPACRLGIETALAVTPGVPQVAVFDTGYFASLPEKAWRYALPRELADTHGIRRYGFHGISHEYVAQAAAGHLRRPLDELRLITLHLGNGASASAIDRGRCVDTSMGMTPLEGLVMGSRSGDVDPAIVCHLQRRTGMDADNVEELLNRQSGLLGLCGEADMRAIRRRAEAGDGDARLAIDIFCHRLRKYIGAYGAVLGGLDALVFTGGMGEHDAALRGDVCGNLGFLGIALDPDRNAEGNVCISPDGAAPAVLVVPTNEELAIARATARCLGAAPAGGHDA
- the gltX gene encoding glutamate--tRNA ligase — protein: MTTVRTRFAPSPTGYLHVGGARTALFCWLYARKHGGQFVLRIEDTDLERSTPESVNAILEGMTWLGLEYDEGPFYQTARFDRYEAVIEDLMARGLAYRCDCSRERIDALREEQMARKEKPRYDGHCREREVAADAPHVVRFRTPRDGSIVVDDLVQGRVAFPNGELDDLIIRRTDGSPTYNLTVVVDDMDMEITHVIRGDDHLNNTPRQMHILQALGRTPPRYAHVPMILGDDGSRLSKRHGAVSVVQYRDMGYLPEALLNYLVRLGWSHGDQEIFSLDEMIALFDIDAVNKSASRFDHEKLMWLNQHYIKESDPARVAHLLSPHMGRLGIDPAAGPDLVEVVKAQQERARTLAEMAEISAFIYQDFDDYDETSAKKHLRPVALEALERMRGALAELAPWSAVALHDAVAGISEELGLKMGKVAQPLRVAVTGRAASPGIDVTLYLVGRERTLARVDRAIEYIRRRQENQ